A segment of the Actinomyces sp. oral taxon 171 str. F0337 genome:
AGGGCAAGGAGCTGCTCCTGTCTGGCCACTGGTGGCCGACCTTCTTCCCTGGCCTGCTCATCCTTATCACCACCCTGTGCCTCAACGTCCTGTCCGAGGGGCTCACCGATGCGATGGCCTCGCCGCGTATCAAGGCCAAGCCCGATGTCCAGGCCGATGAGGAGGCCATGGACGCCCAGGAGACCCTGGAGGCCTGGGACGACGCGGCCGAGGCGGTGGTCACCAACGCCTCCGTCGCTGACGGGGATGACGCCACGAACGGGCTGAGCTCGCTGACCGGCGTCGTCGCTCCGGCGGCTGAGGATGTTCCTCTGTCCGAGCGGCTCAGCTCCCTGCGGGTGGCCGAGCTCGCCCGGCGAGACCGCCTGGTCTACGAGGACACCGGTGAGGACCCGGTCCTGGAGGTCAAGAACCTCTCGATCGCCTTCCCCGAGCAGCACGGTGAGGTCAACATCGTCGATGGCGTCTCCTTCTCCGTGCGTCCCGGCGAGACCATGGGCCTGGTGGGGGAGTCCGGCTGCGGCAAGTCCATCAGCTCGATGGCCGTCATGGGGCTGCTGCCGCCCTCGGCCCGCCTCTCCGGCGAAATTCTCTTCAAGGGGCGCAACATCCTTGAGATGACGCCGTCCGAGCACAACGCGCTGCGCGGTCACGAGATGAGCATGGTCTACCAGGACGCCCTGTCCTCGCTGAACCCCTCGATGCTCATCCGCACCCAGATGGCCCAGCTGAGCGCACGCGGAGGCACGCGTAGTGCCTCCGAGCTCCTCGAGCTGGTGGGGCTCGACCCCAAGCGCACGTTGCGCAGCTACCCGCACGAGCTCTCCGGCGGTCAGCGCCAGCGCGTCCTCATCGCCATGGCGCTGACCCGCGACCCCGCCCTGGTTCTGGCCGACGAGCCGACGACCGCCCTGGACGTGACCGTTCAGAAGCAGGTCATCGACCTGCTCAATGAGCTTCGTGAGAAGCTCGGCTTCGCGATGGTCTTCGTCTCGCACGACCTGGCTCTCGTGGCCAAGCTGGCTCACCGAATCACCGTGATGTACGCGGGCCAGGTGGTCGAGCAGGCGCCCACCAGCGAGCTGCTGTCCAACCCTGTTCACGAGTACACCCAGGGCCTTCTTGGTGCTGTGCTCTCCATCGAGGCCGGCTCCAAACGACTCCACCAGGTGCGAGGGGTCGTCCCCTCACCCAGCGAGTTCGTCAAGGGAGACCGGTTCGCCCCGAGATCGTCCCACCCGACGGTCGGCCTTGAGACCCGTCCGGTGCTCAAGCCGGTGCCGGGCACGACGGAGCACAGCTACGCCATCACCCCCGAGCTCGAGACTCTGCTCGCTAAGGAGAAGCACTGATGTCCCCCAACACGTCTGCATCGTCCTCATGGAGCGAGGACCAGCCGGTCGTCGAGCTCAGGGACGTCAATGTCATCCACAAGTCCCGCACCGGTGGCCTGTTCAACCCGGACACGGTTCACGCGGTCAACAACGTCTCGCTGTCCGTCAAGCGCGGAGAGACACTGGGACTCGTGGGGGAGTCGGGCTGTGGCAAGTCCACCACCGCCCGGGTCATGGTGGGGCTGCAGCCGATCACCTCCGGTGAGGTCATCTTCAAGGGCCGTCCGCTGGGGCGCTCGGCCGCGGACCGTCGCGAGCTGGGACGCAGCATCTCGGTGGTCTTCCAGGACCCGGCCACGGCCCTCAACCCGCGCATGATCGTGCACGACGCGCTCATCGACCCGCTCAACGTCCACGGAATCGGTTCTCCCAAGGAGCGAGAGGCCCGGGTGCGCGACCTCCTCCACCTGGTCGGGCTGCCGCCCAGCGCACTCAACGTGCTGCCTCGGCAGATCTCCGGTGGTCAGCGCCAGCGCGTGGCCATTGCCCGAGCACTCGCTCTCGACCCCGACATCATCGTGGCCGACGAGCCCACCTCGGCCCTGGACGTCTCGGTGCGCGCTCAGGTGCTCAACCTCCTCCAGGACCTCAAGGCCTCCTTGGGGCTGGGACTGGTGTTCATCAGTCACGACATCAACACGGTGCGCTACGTCTCGGACCGGATCGCCGTCATGTACTTCGGCAAGATCCTCGAGATCAACACCACTGAGGAGATCTTCAACAATCCTCAGGAGGAGTACACGCGCACTCTCCTGTCAGCAGTGCCCTCACTGCTCGATGTCTGAGTAGACGGCCCCCGGCTGCGGCCGGCGGCGTCAGCATCTCCAGGTGAGGGGCGGACCCACTCGGGTCCGCCCCTCACCTGTCTATCGGTTCCGTTGAAGAGGGTATCTCCTTCTCCAGACCGCTGATGCTGGAGCAGAGGCATCGGTGTGATAATTGCGAGAAATCGGTCCGTCAATCTCGTATGAACTCTGAGTGTCCAAGCATTGACTTTCTGGTCACGTGTCGTGTAGATTACTTTTATCAGTTCAGAGAGGAGCTGATAGCGGCATACACGGCCGCCAACAAAGGTGTTGATTGTGAAGGAGGGTCTCCTATGTATGTCACAGCGCCATGGCGTGTGACCACGACGGCACGTCGCCAGTCCGTCGTGCGTGAGGGTCGGGGCCCGTCCTTGATTCACCTCTGACCAGCTGGTGGGAAAACCTGGGGTTGTGTCGGGGAGGAGTGGGCTGCGGCGTGCGCCCCTCCGTTGCTGTCTCATCGCTGTGAAGTATGAGGCGATGAGAATTTCGAGACGCGCTTGAGTCGCTGAGGTCAAGCGCGCCTGCGATCAGACGCATTCTTGATGAGTCCGGCTCGCGATGCTGAGTGTGGAATTCCGGGATTTGCGATTCATGTAGTGATCGATGGGGACTTCTGTGCCCTTTTTGAGAAACAGGTGACAAGTGATTGAGTCAGTATGTGCCGCATTGCGGCTTGATGAAGAAATTCTCGACTCTGAAACAGGAAGCATCTCCTGTGAGTTCCGGTCGAGGTCTGACGGTAACCTCTTTGCTCTGCGAGGAGCCGACGGGTCCGGTCTCGAGCTACGCATCGTCGGATCTTCACTCGCGTACGAGGCGACGGTTCCAGACAGGTGGAGCAAGCTGGAGGCTGAGGATGTGCGCTCACTCGACGATGGGCGCTGGCACAGCGCCGTCGTCACCGTCAATTCTGCCGGTACCCGTCTCTACCTCGACGGCTACCAGGTGTTCTGCGGTACCACCACGGCCTTCCTCAAGGACCTTCCCGGTCTGACGCAGGCCGTCGTGGGGCAGGGGGACAGCCCTGAGGTCGCTGCCTTCACAGTGCACCCCAGGGTGCTGACGGCCAGAGAGGTCCTGGCCCTGTCGAGGCGGGCTGAGCCACTGGTCGAGGTCGCTGCGAACCGTCTGAGCCCTCATGACGTCGCCCGCTTCGCCGGTGCTCGGCACGGCTCCTTCTGGTTGCGCTTCCGGGTGCGGGGGCGGATGCAGCAAGGAGCCCTCCTTGCCGCCGGTGGACTTGGGCGCGAGCAGCTCACTGTGACCGTGGGACCCGAGGGGATCACCTACACCGGAGTGAGCGCAACGGGAGAGCGCAGGGAGGTCAAGGCCACAGGCGCCTGGAGCGACGGTGGCTGGCACGAGGTCGTGGTCGCTGTGGGGCACGGTGCGGTCGACCTCTACGTCGACGGCTTCCGTGAGACGCACGCTCCTGGCGAGTTCTTCCTCGGAGGGGTTGAGGGGCTCGATGAGATCGTCGTCGGCCAGGACTGCGAGGGGGTGCGTCTGTCCGGAGAGGTCCAGCGAGCGGGGCTCTACGACTACGCGCTCAGCGACGCACAGATCAAGCGTTTGTCCGAGGTGGAGCCGATTGAGACCGACGCTCTGTTCGACCGCGGCTACTGCGGATCTGCCTCCTACCGGATCCCCTCCCTCCTCACGCTGTCCTCCGGCACCGTCCTGGCAGGGGCTGATCAGCGGGTCTCCAACGCCAACGACTCTCCCAACGACATCAACTTCGTCGTGCGCCGATCCTTGGACGCAGGACGAAGCTGGGAACCGGCGAGCACCGTCATCGACTGTCCGGGGAGCGGGGAGGACGCTTCGTCAGTCATCGACTCCTGCATGGTCCAGGATCCGCACACAGGACGGGTCCATGTCCTCATCGACCACTTCCCGGGAGGGATCGGGCAGCCCAACTGCTGGGCGTCGACAGGATTCGACGAGCGGGGAAGGAGGCTGCTCAGAGACCTTGACGGTGGCCGCTACGTCGTCGAGCCCGATGGCACGGTCGCGGCGGTCGAGGGTCAGGACACCGAGTTCCGGGTGCTGGATGACGGCACGGTGCTCCGTAACGGCACCCCGGCGGGCAACATCGAGCTGGCCCCCGGGGCGGACCCGGCCGAGAGCCTCCTGGCCATCCCCACCAGCTACCTGCAGATCGCTCACTCCGACGACGACGGCGTCACGTGGAGCACGCCACGGGACCTCAATCCCCAGGTGAAACAGCCGTGGATGAGGTTCCTGGGCACCTGCCCGGGCAACGGCATCGCCCTGAGGAACGGTCCTCACGCCGGACGCCTCATCGTTCCCCTCTACTTCAACAACGAACGGAACTGGCTGGCGATGTGCGCGACCGTCGCCTACTCCGACGACCACGGCGAGACCTGGCAGCTCGGTCACGGCCCCAATGAAGGGCGGCAGACCCCCGAGGGGGCGCTCGACCCGCAGACATTCGTCGATGAGACCTGGTCACTGCACGAGGCCGCCGTGGTGGAACGACAAGACGGGGTCCTTCTGCTGTTCATGCGCAACCAGCACCCTCGTGGGCGTGTCGCCGTCAGCGAGTCCCACGACGCGGGGCAGACCTGGGGGCCGATCCGCTTCGATGAGGAGCTTCCCGAGATCTGGTGCCAGCCCAATGCGATCAGTCTGCCCTCCCCCGAGGGAGAGGACCGCATTGTCTTCGCCAACGCCTCGCTCATGCTCCCGTTCCGTGGCTGTGGGGTCATTCGACTCAGTCTCGACGGCGGACGCACGTGGAAGCACTCGCGGACCTTCAACCCCGGTCACTACGTCTACCAGTGCATGTGCGTCCTGCCCGACGGCAGGATCGGGATCCTCTGGGAGAACGAGTGCCAGGGTCTCTACTTCTCACGTCTGCCCCTGAGCTGGTTCTCCGACGGTATCGAGACCGTCGAGCCCCGTCAGGCAGAGGAGCAGGACTGACTCTCATGACGATGAATCACCCGTCAGCCACATCTCACTTCACCCCCAACCGTCATTTCCCGTTCAAAGGAGAACTGTCATGACTCCCCCCACCTCAGTCTCGTCTCACTCGGCCTCCGCACTCAGTCGTCGCGGTTTCATGGTCCTGGGCGGCATCGGCATGTGCGGCGCGCTGGCCGCATGCGGCGGCAAGGACTCCGCCGATGACGAGGGGACCGGGCCCCTGCGCGGCACGGTCACCATGTGGTCCTCCTTCACCCAGGGGCCTCGTGCAGACTGGATGAAGAAGATGGCCGAGGAGTTCCACGCGAAGAATCCCGACGTCACCATCAAGATCGAGCAGTTCTCCTGGTCCGAGTTCAAGACGAAGTGGACCACCGGACTGACCTCAGGGCAGGTTCCGGATATCTCCACGGCACTGCCCAATGACGTCGTGGAGATGATCAACTCCGAGGCCCTGGTGCCGTTGGACAAGGTCATCGACTCCATCGGTCGGGACCGGTTCCCCAAGCAGGCACTGGCCGAGGGGCAGCTGGACGGAAAGTCCTACTCCGTGCCCATCTACTCCCACGCGCAGGTGATGTGGTACCGCAAGGACGTGCTGAGCTCCAAGGGACTGTCTGTTCCGACGACCTGGGAGGAGCTGGCCAAGGCGGCGAAAGCCGTCGGAAAGTCGGATAGCCTCTACGGACTCTCCGTGCCCCTGGGGACGGGGGACATGCTGGGGGCGCGCTACCTCAACTTCTACGTTCGCTCCGCCGGCCAGAGGCTGCTCAAGGATGACGGAACGGCCAACCTCACCTCCGAGGCAGCCCTGGGTGGTATCAAGTACTGGACCGACCTGTACAAGTCGGTCTCTCCGGAGGGCTCACTGGACTACGCGGTCCTCGATCAGGCGACGCTCTTCTACCAGGGCAAGACCGCCTTCGACTTCAACTCCGGATTCCACATCTCCGGGGTGGCGAAGGACAGCCCCAACCTGGTCGACTCCATCGCCGCGGCGCCTCTTCCCCGTATGAAGGCCTCGGACCCGGCGAACTACCCGGCCGAGGTGTCCAACGTTCCCCTGGTGGTGTGGGAGGCATCCAAGGTCAAGCGGGAGGCCAAGGCATTCCTTCAGTTCCTGTTCACCAAGGACAAGTACATCGAGTTCCTGCACTCGGTCCCCGGCGGCATGCTGCCGGTCCTCAGTGACATCTCGAAGGAGCCGAGCTACACGAACAACGAGACCATCAAGAAATACTCCGACTCCATCAAGGTGATTCAGGACCAGGTCAACGTCGGCAGTGCGATCGGCATGGAGAAGGGGCCACTCGCCCAGGCGGGAGTCCTCACCAGCCAGGGGCTGATCGAGAAGATGTACCACTCGATCATCATTGACAAGACCGATGTCGAGACCGCTGCCAAGGACTGCGAGAAGAAGCTCAACGAGGCCTTCAAGGCCGCTGGAGCCAGTATCAAGTGACTCGGTGATGCGGTGGGGAGAGGCGTCTCCCCACCGCCCAGTCCGAAAGGTGAGCTCATGACACGAATCAAGCGAATGAACTGGACGGGCGTCGTCTTTGTGGCGCCGTCAGTCATCATTGTTCTTGCCCTTCTGATATACCCGGTCTTCTCAAGCATCTGGTACTCCTTCACTGACAATCACCTCTTGCGCCACAGCTACCAGGTGGTGGGTATATCCAACTACACCGACCTCCTCGCATCTCCTGGTTTTTGGAATGCTTTCGGGGTGTCGATCAAGTGGACCGCGGCGTCGATCATCGGCCAGCTCGCAGTGGGAATGGTTCTGGCACTGGCGTTGGACCGGGTGCCCCGCGGGTCGGGACTGTTCCGTACGCTCCTCATCGTTCCCTGGGCGTTCCCGGCGATCATCACTGCGTTCGCCTGGAAATGGATCCTTAATGATGTCTACGGGTTTCTGCCCAATCTTCTGACCACTCTTGGGCTCAGCGATAAGAATATGGCATTGCTGGGCAATCCCTCGACGACCTTCTGGGTGGCGCTGCTCATCAATATCTGGTTCGGTGCGCCGATGTTCATGGTGAACATCCTCTCTGCTCTCAAGACCATCCCTCAGGAGCAGTACGAGGCGGCAATGGTGGATGGCGCCTCCGGATGGCAGAGGTTCAGGTTCATTACGCTGACCCATATTCGAGAGGTCATCGGTCTGCTGGTCATCCTGCGCACCATCTGGGTCTTCAACAACTTTGACATGCTCTTCCTCCTGACGGGCGGAGGTCCGGGGGAGAGGACGACGACACTGCCGATCTTCGCCTACCAGGAGGGTTGGAGCCTGCGGCAGCTCGGGGTTGCCTCCACTGTGACGATCCTGCTGCTCATCTTCCTGCTGGTGCTGGCTTACGGTGCCTTCGTGATGCTCAACCGCTGGGAAAAGGAAAGGGGCTGAATCATGCGACGTGCTGGTCGTGGTCCGTGGGGTACGGTGTGCGTGTACCTCATTCTCATCGTGGCTGCTTTTGTTGCAGTGTTCCCGCTCGTGTGGGTGGTCTCCTCATCCTTCAAGACCTCTCACGAGCTCGCACAGAATCCGTTGCAGCTGTTCTCGAGCTCGCCGACGCTCGAGCACTACCGCAAGGTGGTCGAGGAGATCGGGTTCTTGACGAATCTCAAGAACTCATTGCTGATCGCAGGCTGCTCAACCGTCATCGCGGTCCTGGTCTCGTTGCTGGGTGCTTATGGGATCGTGCGATTCTTCCCCCGTGTTGGCAAGCAGCTGACCAAGCTTCTCATCGGCACCTACATGTTCCCGCCGATCCTGCTCGCCATCCCGTACACCATCACGATGGTGAAGCTCGGCCTCATGAACAGCTACTTCGGGCTGATCATCGCCTATCTCTCGTTCTCGATCCCCTATGCGATCTGGATGCTCATCGGTTTCTTCCAGACGGTCCCTATCGGGGTGGAGGAGGCGGCCGCCGTGGACGGGGCCAGTCGATTCCGAGTGTTCTGGCAGATCTCGGTCCCCATCATCCTTCCGGGGATCGTGGCCACTGCCGTCTACACCTTCATCAACACTTTCAATGAGTTCCTCTACGCGCTCCTGTTCATCACCGAGTCGGACAGGATGCCCGTCGCAGTCGGCCTCTACTCTCTCCAGGGGTCGGAGGTTCTTGACTGGGGAGCCATGATGGCTGCTTCCGTGATCGTGATCGTCCCATCGGTCGTCTTCTTCATGGTCATTCAGAAGCACATCTCCGGAGGGCTCTCGGAGGGCTCCGTCAAGTAGCGCCTCCTGGAGCCGGTCCCCGGTCCGCCTCCTGTCGCTCCGGTGTCTGTGACGTGAGTGATCGCACGCTCACAGACACCGGGGTGGCGCCAACCGGGAGCATCTGCAACAATACCTCGTGACGTCAGATGTCAGACGTCCGATAACCTTTCAATGAAGAGAGTCACCACAATGGACAACCGTTTCACCGGCGTCATCCCGCCGGTCGTCACCCCTTTCACCACCGAGGGCGAGGTTGACTGCGACAGCCTGGACAAGGTCGTCGAGCACCTCATCGCCGGTGGCGTCAATGGCCTGTTCACCCTGGGATCCTCCGGAGAGGTTGCCTACCTCACCGACGCCCAGCGTGACGCCGTCATCGAACGAGTCGTCAAGACCGCCGCAGGGCGCGTCCCGGTGCTTGCCGGTGCCATCGACACCACCGCCCACCGGGTCATCGACCAGGCCCGTCGGGCGGCCGCCCTCGGCGCCGAGGCGATCGTGGCCACCTGCCCGTTCTACGCGCTCAACGACGCCGAGGAGATCAAGGCTCACTTCCGCGCCATCGCCGCGGCCATCGATGTCCCCGTCTTCGCCTACGACGTCCCCGTGCGCCTCGGCGGCGCCAAGCTCGGTTGCGACCTGCTCGTCGAGCTGGGCAAGGAGGGAGTCCTGGCCGGCGTCAAGGACTCCTCCGGCAATGACGTGGCCTTCCGCAGACTGGTCGCTGCCAACGAGGCCGCGGGCCACCCCCTGGCCCTCCTGACCGGTCACGAGTGCGTCGTCGACGGCATGCTCCTGCTGGGAGCCGACGGCCTCGTCCCCGGATACGGCAACGTGGACCCGGTCCGCTACGCCGCGATGTGGAAGGCCTCCCGCGAAGGCGCGTGGGACGAGGTGCGTCGCCTCCAGGACGAGGTCTGCGCCGGCTTCGAGATCGTCTTCGTGCCCCAGGGGCGCTCGGCCGACGCCACCGGTATCGGCGCCTTCAAGACCGCCATGGAGGCGATCGGAGTCATCGCCACCAACGAGATGGCCTTCCCCGTCAAGGCTCTCGAGGGCGAGACCAAGGAGCGGGTCCTGGAGATCGTCAGGGCCCAGGGCCTTATCTGATGTCCCGACGGCTGCAAGCCCGCCCGGCCGCGACGTCGGCCGATGCGGGCATGCAGCGCCAGGGCGGCGCCGAGGCCTCGAGCCTCGCTCCAGGCGGCCTCCTGCGGTCGTCCCTCATTCCTTCCCACTTTCATCCGGCGCGCCAGCGCCCAACCCCCCCCGTCGGAGAGCGTCATGAGTCAGGATGTCCTCCCATCCACCTCCCTCAACCCATCACCATTGCCGTGCTACCAGGCACCGCTCGTCGTTGGACTCGACCTGGGCGGCACCAAGATGGCTGCCGCGCTGGTCGACGCCGATGGAGCCCTGCAAGGACCGGTGAGCTCCTGCCCGACCCCGGCTCACGACGGTCCTGCCGCCATGCTCGACGCCATCAGCGGCCTGATCACGAAGGTCGTCGGGGCGGGAACGCACCAGGAGCCCGGCAGTGCCGTACCGATCACGGCGGTCGGGATCGGTACCGCAGGCGTCGTCGACGTCGAACGGGGAGCCATCCTGTCGGCCACCGACGCCATCACCGGATGGGCCGGCACGCAGGTCGCCGCCGGTGTTCAGGAGCGGCTCGCCGCCCAGGGCCTGGGTGAGCTGCCGATCCACGTCGAGAACGACGTCGACGCCTACGCCGCCGGAGAGGCCTGGCTCGGCGCCGGTACCGGGGCTGAGGTCGTCCTCATGGTGGCGGTGGGCACCGGGGTCGGCGGCGCCCTCGTCATCGAGGGGCGAACTCGTAGGGGCGCCCATCACGTGGCCGGCGAGATCGGTCACGTCCCCGTCCCCGGGGCCCAGGGGGAGCCCTGCACCTGCGGTAGGAAGGGGCACCTGGAGGGCATCACCGCCGGGCCGCAGATCCACCGCCGCTACCTGGCCAAGGGTGGGGCCCCCGATGTCCCTGACGCCCGCGGGGTCGAGGAGCGCGCCGCCGCCGGGGATGATATCGCCGTGGAGGTCTACCGAGACTCGGCCACTTGCCTGGGCAGGGCGCTGGCAGGCCTGGTCACCGTGATCGATCCCGACGTCGTCGTCGTCTCCGGTGGACTGGCCCGCGCCGGCGACCTGTGGTGGAAGCCCCTGCGACAGACCTTCACCGCAGAGATCATCGCCCCTCTGGCCCCCATCAAGATCATTCCCGCCACCCTGGGGACCACCGCGCCGATCGTCGGCGCGGCTCGCGGTGCCCTCGCCCTGGCTGCCAGCAACGACAACCACCGCCCCTAGCCACCGGGCTCGGGCATCATCAGACAGGACACACCCATGACCGAGCAGTCACCCTCACAGTCGTCAACGCAGGCGCATGCCGCCACGGCGGGGATCCACCCCGTTCTGGAACGCCTCAAGGGAGGACTCATCGCCTCCGCCCAGGCATACCCGGGCGAGCCGATGCGCGACTCCCGCACCATGGACCAGGTGGCCCAGGCGTGCATCGCCGGAGGCGCCGTCGGCATCCGCGCACAAGGGCTGGCGGACCTGGCCCTCATCTGTCAGCACGTCGACGTTCCTGTCATCGGCCTGTGGAAGGATGGGCACGACGGCGTCTTCATCACCCCGACCCTCACCCACGCCATCGCCGTGGCCGCCACCGGAAGCCAGATCGTGGCAATGGATGGAACACGGCGCCCCCGCCCCGACGGGCTGAGCCTGGCCCAGACCGTCGAGGGCCTCCGTCAGGCCCGCCCCGAGGTCCTCGTCATGGCCGACTGCGGCTCTCTGGATGATGCCAAGGCCGCCCAGGACGCAGGAGTGGACATCCTGGGGACCACACTGGCCGGCTACACCGGGGAGCGCCCCAAGACCGAGGGACCCGACCTCGAGCTCGTCGACCAGATCGCCGGTGTCGCGGAGGTCCCCCTGGTGGTCGAGGGGCGGGTCCACACTCCCGCGCAGGCGGCTGCCGCCATGGAGCACGGCGCCTTCGCCGTCGTCGTCGGTACCGCTATCACTCACCCGACGACCATCACCTCGTGGTTCGCAAGCGCGCTGCCCGGCGCCCTGTGGAAGGGCTGAGCGGAGGGGCAGGAGGAAACGGCGTCGTTCCGCGACTTGCTCTGTGTGTGACGGATGTGACTGCTGTGGTGCAAATGTGCGAATTGTTACTCGCTACCCAGCGCGACACTCCGGTCTGACCTGACAAACCCAAGGTTTTATGCGTAGCGTTGCCAGAAGTGGCACCACATAAGGGTGTCCGTCCACGATCGAGAGGGAAGACATGTCCGTCAACCGCACCGAGCTCATCGCCGCCATCGCCGAGAAGGCTGGCCTGACCAAGACCGACGCCGACGCCTTCCTGGGAGCCTTCCAGGATGTCCTCGTTGAGAACGTCGCCAAGGGTGAGGCCGTGAAGATCACTGGCCTCATGGGTATCGAGCGCGTCGAGCGTGCCGCACGCACTGGCCGCAACCCCCGCACCGGTGAGGAGATCCAGATCCCCGCCGGCTACGGCGTCAAGGTCACCGTCGGCTCCTCGCTGAAGAAGGCTGTCGCCGAGTGATACGTGGGGCCGTGCCCCTGATGTCCTGATTCCGGCCCGTCTGCCGCACCGTCGAGGTGCGGCAGACGGGCCGGAATCGTGTCTGCGCTCCCGTGCCGTCCCCATGACGCTGATGATGCTCAGTGCGGTTCTCCGGGAGGATGACCGGATCTGTGATCTCCTCCTTCCGGCGGAGGGCTGAATAGGAAGGTCCTTTTACAGTGGAAATATGTCTGCTTCCACATTCGCGGTGAGTTCGCCTGACGGCACGGACGCGGTTGCCGCACTGGCCGGGGCGTCTCCCGGCCCCGCTTCTGTTCCGGCACTTCAGATGATGGGACTGGTCAAGGCCTTCGATCGCAAAGTTGCGGTGGATCGGCTGAGCCTCGACATTCCCGTGTCCAGCTTCTATGGCATCGTCGGTCCCAACGGGGCGGGCAAGACGACCAGCCTGTCGATGGCCACCGGCCTACTGCGCCCCGACGCCGGTCAGGTACTCGTGCATGGTGTTGACGTGTGGACTCAGCCGCAGCGGGCCAAGACCCTTCTGGGAGTCCTGCCCGACGGGCTGCGTACCTTCGACCGTCTCAACGGCCTTGAGCTCGTCACATACTCCGGCCTGCTGCGCGGGCTCGATCGGGATGTCGTGGTGCCCCGGGCCACTGAGCTGGTCAAGGTGCTGGGGCTGTGGGACGCCGGGACGACACTGGTCGCCGACTACTCGGCGGGCATGCGCAAGAAGATCCACCTGGCCTGCGCCATGGTGCACTCGCCCTCCATCCTGGTCCTGGACGAGCCCTTCGAGGCCGTCGACCCGATCTCGGCCCAGACGATCCAGGCGATCCTGCGGGACTACGCCGCCGCCGGCGGCACCGTGGTCATCTCCAGCCACGTCATGGCCACCGTGCAGCGCCTGTGCGACCACGTGGCCATCATCAATGCCGGCCGAGTTGTCGCCGCAGGGACGACGGAGCAGGTCGCGGCCGGCGCGGACCTCGAGCAGCGCTTCACCGAGCTGGTGGGGGGCCAGGTGCGAACGGAGGGGCTGTCATGGTTGCGACCCTCGTCAAGCTGAAATGGCGCCTGACCCTCAACGCCCTGACCAAGAACGTCTGGGCCATCATCGGGACCGTGTTCGGGGCCCTTTACGGGTTGGGGGCGCTCGGCTTGATGCTGG
Coding sequences within it:
- a CDS encoding dipeptide/oligopeptide/nickel ABC transporter permease/ATP-binding protein; translation: MLHRSTLDKASKPGTRFQGWKALPLGSKIAVVVLGLIALIAILAPVVAPYSPNATGLAVAKSTAHIEGIEGAGNLTTSDLSVAPSMSHLFGTDATGRDIFSRAVYGSRISLVVGLTATGLALVVASVLGAVAATSRKWVAETLMRVLDVVMSFPGIALAAVLVSAMSTRLPMLPVIIVSIGILYIPQLTRVVRANIISQFGEDYVAASKVMGAPVPWILLKHVARNCIAPIMVFATVLVADAIVFEASLSFIGAGIKSVNTPTWGNMLSEGKELLLSGHWWPTFFPGLLILITTLCLNVLSEGLTDAMASPRIKAKPDVQADEEAMDAQETLEAWDDAAEAVVTNASVADGDDATNGLSSLTGVVAPAAEDVPLSERLSSLRVAELARRDRLVYEDTGEDPVLEVKNLSIAFPEQHGEVNIVDGVSFSVRPGETMGLVGESGCGKSISSMAVMGLLPPSARLSGEILFKGRNILEMTPSEHNALRGHEMSMVYQDALSSLNPSMLIRTQMAQLSARGGTRSASELLELVGLDPKRTLRSYPHELSGGQRQRVLIAMALTRDPALVLADEPTTALDVTVQKQVIDLLNELREKLGFAMVFVSHDLALVAKLAHRITVMYAGQVVEQAPTSELLSNPVHEYTQGLLGAVLSIEAGSKRLHQVRGVVPSPSEFVKGDRFAPRSSHPTVGLETRPVLKPVPGTTEHSYAITPELETLLAKEKH
- a CDS encoding ATP-binding cassette domain-containing protein encodes the protein MSPNTSASSSWSEDQPVVELRDVNVIHKSRTGGLFNPDTVHAVNNVSLSVKRGETLGLVGESGCGKSTTARVMVGLQPITSGEVIFKGRPLGRSAADRRELGRSISVVFQDPATALNPRMIVHDALIDPLNVHGIGSPKEREARVRDLLHLVGLPPSALNVLPRQISGGQRQRVAIARALALDPDIIVADEPTSALDVSVRAQVLNLLQDLKASLGLGLVFISHDINTVRYVSDRIAVMYFGKILEINTTEEIFNNPQEEYTRTLLSAVPSLLDV
- a CDS encoding sialidase family protein, whose product is MIESVCAALRLDEEILDSETGSISCEFRSRSDGNLFALRGADGSGLELRIVGSSLAYEATVPDRWSKLEAEDVRSLDDGRWHSAVVTVNSAGTRLYLDGYQVFCGTTTAFLKDLPGLTQAVVGQGDSPEVAAFTVHPRVLTAREVLALSRRAEPLVEVAANRLSPHDVARFAGARHGSFWLRFRVRGRMQQGALLAAGGLGREQLTVTVGPEGITYTGVSATGERREVKATGAWSDGGWHEVVVAVGHGAVDLYVDGFRETHAPGEFFLGGVEGLDEIVVGQDCEGVRLSGEVQRAGLYDYALSDAQIKRLSEVEPIETDALFDRGYCGSASYRIPSLLTLSSGTVLAGADQRVSNANDSPNDINFVVRRSLDAGRSWEPASTVIDCPGSGEDASSVIDSCMVQDPHTGRVHVLIDHFPGGIGQPNCWASTGFDERGRRLLRDLDGGRYVVEPDGTVAAVEGQDTEFRVLDDGTVLRNGTPAGNIELAPGADPAESLLAIPTSYLQIAHSDDDGVTWSTPRDLNPQVKQPWMRFLGTCPGNGIALRNGPHAGRLIVPLYFNNERNWLAMCATVAYSDDHGETWQLGHGPNEGRQTPEGALDPQTFVDETWSLHEAAVVERQDGVLLLFMRNQHPRGRVAVSESHDAGQTWGPIRFDEELPEIWCQPNAISLPSPEGEDRIVFANASLMLPFRGCGVIRLSLDGGRTWKHSRTFNPGHYVYQCMCVLPDGRIGILWENECQGLYFSRLPLSWFSDGIETVEPRQAEEQD
- a CDS encoding ABC transporter substrate-binding protein, whose product is MTPPTSVSSHSASALSRRGFMVLGGIGMCGALAACGGKDSADDEGTGPLRGTVTMWSSFTQGPRADWMKKMAEEFHAKNPDVTIKIEQFSWSEFKTKWTTGLTSGQVPDISTALPNDVVEMINSEALVPLDKVIDSIGRDRFPKQALAEGQLDGKSYSVPIYSHAQVMWYRKDVLSSKGLSVPTTWEELAKAAKAVGKSDSLYGLSVPLGTGDMLGARYLNFYVRSAGQRLLKDDGTANLTSEAALGGIKYWTDLYKSVSPEGSLDYAVLDQATLFYQGKTAFDFNSGFHISGVAKDSPNLVDSIAAAPLPRMKASDPANYPAEVSNVPLVVWEASKVKREAKAFLQFLFTKDKYIEFLHSVPGGMLPVLSDISKEPSYTNNETIKKYSDSIKVIQDQVNVGSAIGMEKGPLAQAGVLTSQGLIEKMYHSIIIDKTDVETAAKDCEKKLNEAFKAAGASIK
- a CDS encoding carbohydrate ABC transporter permease, producing MTRIKRMNWTGVVFVAPSVIIVLALLIYPVFSSIWYSFTDNHLLRHSYQVVGISNYTDLLASPGFWNAFGVSIKWTAASIIGQLAVGMVLALALDRVPRGSGLFRTLLIVPWAFPAIITAFAWKWILNDVYGFLPNLLTTLGLSDKNMALLGNPSTTFWVALLINIWFGAPMFMVNILSALKTIPQEQYEAAMVDGASGWQRFRFITLTHIREVIGLLVILRTIWVFNNFDMLFLLTGGGPGERTTTLPIFAYQEGWSLRQLGVASTVTILLLIFLLVLAYGAFVMLNRWEKERG